The DNA window TGTTGAACGCAAACAGACGTGGTGAGGCAAAGACCGCGTTGGCCGAGGTGCAGGCGAGACACCAGGAGTTGCTCAGATTGGAGAAGACCATGCAGGAATTGAACCAGTTGTTCTCAGACATGGAGGAGCTCGTTATCGAGCAGGAGGAGAACGTTCAAGCGATCGACCAGAACGTCGAGGAGGCTCAGCAGGACGTGGAACAAGGTGTCGGGCACACGAACAAAGCGGTCAAGTCCGcgagaagagcaagaagaaacaagatAAGATGCTACATCATCTTGTTCTGTATCTTCGCGGTAgtcgtcgttgtcgtcgtcgtacCATCCGTCGTCGTCACTCGTCGTAACTAAGTGACGCCAGTGtatctttttctttctctgcCTCGAAGGAGGCTACCTACAATAATCCAAAGTATTAATCTTTTCTCCCCTCTCGCAAGCCCATATACTGGctttttcttatttttatACAAGTAGTAACAATTACCAAGAAAGAGTGAATATTACCCAAATATTTTAGTCCCAATATAGTAACGGTCAGATCACGCATTCGTGAGTCGTAGAGGAGAGAAAGTACTCCCCCCCACGACCACACTCACGCGAGTTTCTTTTACGAACCGGGGTGGAAAGAGGGTATGTAGTATACATTGATATACCGAAAACTAGTTTCCAATAAACCGTTGGGTTGTGAGCATTCTTGGTGCGGTCGCAACCGCGGTAAGAAGCCCTAAGAGAGTCGCGGTGTGACACCACGGGCGGTTCAATTGGAAGGCTTTGTTTTGACGTTTGCGGATACCGTTTTCTGCCAACACAAGAAGTAGCGCGAGAGGAGACACCCAGGAGGAACACAACGCTGAACAGCAGCCGCTTTTTATACTTCGAGAAACGCAGCGAGAGGGTTACCCGCAACCCGGCCGCAGCGGGTTTCAACGGCGTTAAAAAAATCACATGCAGCGCAAAAATTGGTCGAGGCGAGATATTTGTTGAGATTGCGTATAGGGTTCCCACCATCGAAGTATATAAGCAGCGCGTGGCATTGCACACTCAACGACTCCAAGTAAAGAACAACCAAGCTTGCTACAGTCACCCacgtcttcaaaaatggtGATGAAACCTGAAGTCGAACAGGAATTGGCTCATGTGCTGCTGACAGAGCTGTTGGCGTACCAGTTTGCGTCTCCAGTGAGATGGATCGAGACTCAGGAcgtctttttgaaagatttcaaCACTGAAAGAGTCGTCGAGATTGGCCCATCCCCCACTTTGGCTGGGATGGCTCAGAGAACTCTGAAGAACAAGTACGAGTCCTACGACGCTGCTTTGTCCCTGCAGAGACAGGTTTTGTGCTACTCAAAGGACGCTAAGGAGATTTACTACACTCCGGATCCATCCGATTTGGCTCCCGCTGCTGCAGAGGCTAAACCAGCCGCTGAGGCTCCTGTGGCGGCTGCGACGGCACCTGCTCCCCTGCccccgctgctgctgcgcCTGCCCCAGTTCGCCGCCGCCCCagccgctgctgctgcggaGATTTCAGATGCTCCAGTAACCGCCGCGCTACTACTGCAATCTCTGATTGCCcacaagttgaagaaaccttTGGATTCCGTCTCCATGTCGAAGACTATCAAGGACCTCGTTGGTGGTAAATCTACCGTTCAAAACGAAATCCTTGGTGATCTGGGGAACGAATTCGGTGCTACACCTGAAAAGCCAGAAGAAGTACCTCTAGAGGAATTGGCAGAGACTTTCCAAGATACTTTCAGTGGATCTTTGGGGAAACACTCCTCGTCTTTGATCTCAAGATTGATGTCCTCCAAGATGCCCGGTGGGTTCACCATCACCGTGGCCAGAAAGTACTTACAGTCCCGTTGGGGGCTTGGTGCTGGTAGACAGGACGGTGTATTGCTTGTTGCGTTGACCAATGAACCAACGGGCCGTCTTGGCTCCGAGGGAGACGCCAAAGCGTTTTTGGACGAACAGACGAAGAAATGCGTCTGTCGTATCCGTGGACTTGTCTGCCGCATCTGCAGGTTCAGCTGCAGCTGGTGGCGCCGCTGGTGGCGCAGGTGCTGTCGCTATCGATTCTGCCGCTTGGATGAATTGACAAAGGACCACAAAGTGCTCGCTCGTCAACAGTTGCAAGTGCTCGCAAGGTACTTGAAGATGGACTTGAACAACGgggaaagaaaacttttgaaggagaaggatgCAGTCGCTGAATTGCAATCGCAATTGGATTTCATCACTGCGGAACTCGGAGAATTCTACGTGGGGGCCATTAACACCCAGTTTTCAAGGAAAAAGGCTAGAGTGTTTGACTCCTCTTGGAACTGGGCCAAACAGTCACTGCTACAGTTGTACTTCGAGATCATTCACGgtgttttgaaaaacgtCGACAGAGAAGTTGTCAGTGAGGCTATCAATATCATGAACAGATCCAACGAGGCGCTGATTAGGTTCATGGAGTACCACATCAAAAACACAGACACATCTCAAGGTGAAAACTACCAACTGGCAAAGTCCCTCGGTGAACAGTTGATTGAAAACTGTAAAGAGGTTATCAATGTCGATCCAGTCTTCAGAGACATTTCCAAACCAACTGGTCCAACGACCGTTATTGACAAGAACGGTAACATCAAATACACCGAGGAACCAAGAGAGAAGGTTAGAAAATTTTCCCAGTACGTGCAGGAAATGGCGCTTGGTGGTCCATTGACCAAAGAGACTCAACCTACGATCGAGGAGGATTTGACTCGTGTGTATAGGGCCATTAGCGCTCAAACGTCCACTCACGACATTTCTGACTCCACAAAGCTCGAATTCGAGAAGTTGTACGGTGAATTGATGCAATTCTTGTCCAACTCGAAGGAAATCGACTCCACACAGACCACCCAACTGGCGGGGGAGATCGATGACGCGTTGGATAAGGACTCCACCAAGGAGATCGCCTCCTTGCCTAACAAGTCGAAGATCACCAACTCAATCTCTTCAACCATTCCAAGAGAGACTGTGCCCTTCCTAcacatcaagaagaagctaCCAGATGGCAGTTGGAAATACGATCGTAACTCTTCCAGGGCTTTCTTGGACGGGTTGGAGAAGTCTGCCATCAACGGTATCACTTTCAAGGACAAATATGTTCTGGTGACTGGTGCAGGGCAAGCCTCCATCGCTGGGAATATTCTAAGAGGCTTACTGCAAGGTGGTGCTAAAGTTGTTTGTACAACCTTCGCCTTCAGTAAGACGACCTTGGACTACTTCCAATCCTTGTACGCCCAATATGGTGCTAAGGGTTCTACTCTGGTTGTCGTTCCCTTTAACCAAGGTTCTAAGCAAGATTGTGAAACTTTGGTCGACTACATCTACGATGACGAGAAGAATGGCGGTCTAGGCTGGGATCTGGATGTCATAATCCCATTCGCAGCAATTCCTGAAAACGGTATCGAACTGGAGAACATCGACTCCAAGTCCGAGTTTGCCCACAGAATCA is part of the Huiozyma naganishii CBS 8797 chromosome 4, complete genome genome and encodes:
- the KNAG0D00880 gene encoding uncharacterized protein: MVGTLYAISTNISPRPIFALHVIFLTPLKPAAAGLRVTLSLRFSKYKKRLLFSVVFLLGVSSRATSCVGRKRYPQTSKQSLPIEPPVVSHRDSLRASYRGCDRTKNAHNPTVYWKLVFGISMYTTYPLSTPVRKRNSRECGRGGEYFLSSTTHECVI